In Polyangiaceae bacterium, the genomic window GGCGCGCTGGGTGGGCTCTCGCGCTCCACCAGCGACATCAGCCGTATCCTGGACGCTTGGGGCGCCAGGGTCGTCATCGTCGAGACCGTCGGTGTGGGCCAGGACGAGCTCGAGGTCACGCGCATGGCGCACACCACCCTGGTGGTGATGGCGCCCGGCATGGGCGACGACGTGCAGGCGATCAAGGCCGGCATCCTGGAGTGCGCGGACGTGTTCGCCGTGAACAAAGCCGACCGCGACGGCGCCGACGCCACCGTGCGCGACCTGGAGGTGATGCTCGCGCTCTCCGGCGACATCTACTCGGTGGCCGCTGGGAAGGGACGTGGCCATAGCGCCGTGACCGTCGGCGGCCGAGCCGCCCAAGGTGCCAGCGGTGACGCCTGGACGCCGCCCATCGTGAAGACCGCCGCAACTCGCGGCACGGGCATCCCCGAGCTCGCGGCCAAGCTGCGCGAGCACCGTGTCTGGCTCGACGGTGAAGCGGGCAAGCTGCGGCGCGCCGAGCGCCTGCACCTCTCGATGCTGGCGTTCCTGCGCGAAGCCCTGACCGAAGAGGCGACCCGAGAGCTGGGAGCCGAAGTCGAGCGAGCCGCGGAGCGCGTCCAGCGCAAGGAGACCGATCCCTACACGGCTTCGGAGGAGCTGATCGCAGAGTTCCGAGCCAGGGGATGACCAGGTATCATCCCGTGCCGTGGCCGAGCTCGTCCCGTACCCCTTCGCGCGCCTCCTGACTCGGGCCTTCAGCGAGCTCGAGCACGAGCAGGCGATGTTCCACCTGCCGGAGAAGAAGTTCGTGCGCGGGCTGCCGGAGAAGGACCTGTCCGTGGCCTTCCACGGCCACACGGCCGCCTCGCCCCTCGGCCCCGCGGCGGGGCCGCACTCGCAGCTCGCGCAGAACATCGTGCTCTCGTTTTTGGGCGGCGGTCGCATCTTCGAGCTGAAGACCGTGCAGATCATGGATCGCCTCCAGATCCCGCGGCCGTGCATCGACGCCCAGACCATCGGCTACAACGTCGAGTGGTCGCAGGAGCTGACGCTCGAGCAGTCACTCGAGGAGTACGTGAAGGCTTCGATGCTGCTCGAGATCCTGATCGCGAGCGGGAAGCTGAAGCTCCAGCCGGGCTTCGATCGCTGGGTGTTCGACATGAGCGTCGGCTACGACCTCGCGGGCATCCAGAACGAACGCGTGCAGGCGTTCCTCTCGGGCATGCTGGACGCGAGCGCCGTGGTCGAGCGGCTGCGCCGGCAGATCCCGCCGGCCTTCGCCCGCTACCGAGAGCTGCCGTTCCGCACCCGCCTCGCCGACACGCTCACGCTCTCGACCTTCCACGGTTGCCCGCCCGACGAGATCGAGCGCATCACCGCTTTCTTGCTGGAGAAGCTCGGCTTGCACTGCATCGTGAAGCTGAACCCGACCTTGCTCGGCAAGACGGAGGTGCGCCGCCTGCTCAACGACGTGCTCGGCTACGCCGACCACGCGCCCGACGAAGCCTTCGACAAGGACGCGACCTGGGAGCAGGCCGTGGACTTCGTGGGTCGGCTCGGTGACAAGGCCAAGGGCCTCGGCCGCGGCTTCGGCGTGAAGTTCACCAACACGCTGATCGTGCAGAACGAGCGCAGCTTCTTCCCGGCCACCGAGAAGGTCATGTACCTGTCCGGGCAGCCGCTGCACGTCCTGGCGATGAGCCTCGTCGGTCGCTTTCGCGAGGCCTTCGGCGACCGCTATCCGATCTCGTTCTCCGCCGGCATCGACGCCAAGAACTTCCCGGACGCGGTGAGCCTGGGCCTGGTGCCGGTCACGGTGTGCACCGATCTGCTCCGCACCGGCGGCTACGCGCGCATGGAGGGCTACTTCCGCGAGCTCGGCACGCGCATGGGCCCCGCAGGGAGCGTCGGCGACTTCATCATCCGCGCCAAGGGACGAGGCGAGGCTGCGCTCGAGCGCGCCGGCGGTGGAGGCAGCGCCGAGTGCCGTGCCGCGCTCCTGTCCGGCGCCGATCTCGCTGCGGCGGCGGGACCGAAGCTCTACCCACGCTGGGTCTCGGAGGCGAAGCTCGAGAACACGCGCGCCTACCTCGACGCCCTGCTCGCCGATCCGCGTTACACCCGCGCCGCCACCAACAAGCCGCCGAAGAAGGTGGGCTCGCTGCTCGTCCTGTTCGACTGCCTGACCTGCGACAAGTGCATCCCGGTCTGCCCGAACGACGCGAACTTCACCTACGAGCTGCCGAAGATGGAAGTGCCGATCCAGAAGGCCGTGCGCGACCCCTCGGGCGCCTTCCAGATCCGCACCGAAGGCAGCCACACGGTGGAGAAGAAGCACCAGATCGCGAACTACGCCGACTTCTGCAACGAGTGCGGCAACTGCGACGTGTTCTGCCCGGAGGACGGCGGCCCGTACCTGCTCAAGCCGCGCTTCTTCGGCAGCCGCGAGGAGTTCGCGAAACACCAGAATCGCGACGGCTTCTTCGTCGAGCGCCTGGGCGCGGGCTTCGCCGTGCTCGGCCGCTTCCAGGGTCGTGACTTCGGCGCCAGCTTCGAGAACGGCCGCGCCAGCTACACGGGCGCCGGCTTCGAGCTCAGCTGCGACGCCGACGACCCCACACAGAACCTGAGCGGCCACGCCAGCGTCGAGGTCGATCTCACCTACCTCCGGCTGATGAAGCTCCTGGGCAAGAGCGTGCTCGACGAGAGCGGGGTGAGCTACGTCAGCGCCCCGAGCGAGTGAAGGCGAGCGTCACGCCGCGCGCGCCTATTTCAGCTGGCTGTCCTTGCTGCCGCGCCGGTTGTACAGGCTCGGCTGTCCCTCTTGCTGGTCGGCCTCGGACTGGCACTGAACGCAGCGGCGCACGCCGGCGACCGCGCGGCGCCGCGCCGCCGGGATCTCCTCCCCGCAGTCCTCGCAATGGGTGAGGCTCTCGGTCTGGGCCAGACGGCTCCGGACGCGGGCGACCTCGCTCTCCACGGTCGCGTCGATCTGTTCCTGTACGGCTCCGTCGTGAGCCCAACCGCTGGCCATGAGAAGTTCCTTGTTCGAAGGTATCACGCGCCGGGCCGCGCGCACGGCCCCTGACGTCACCCCCGTTTCGAGTAGCTCTCGTAGCGCACGTCCCGCGGCAGATCCCAGCCCGACGGATCGGGCCCCGAGAGCAGCGCGAGATCGACGTCGGCGATGATCAGGTTCTCGTGGGTCGAGAGGTTCGGCAAGACG contains:
- a CDS encoding 4Fe-4S dicluster domain-containing protein; this translates as MAELVPYPFARLLTRAFSELEHEQAMFHLPEKKFVRGLPEKDLSVAFHGHTAASPLGPAAGPHSQLAQNIVLSFLGGGRIFELKTVQIMDRLQIPRPCIDAQTIGYNVEWSQELTLEQSLEEYVKASMLLEILIASGKLKLQPGFDRWVFDMSVGYDLAGIQNERVQAFLSGMLDASAVVERLRRQIPPAFARYRELPFRTRLADTLTLSTFHGCPPDEIERITAFLLEKLGLHCIVKLNPTLLGKTEVRRLLNDVLGYADHAPDEAFDKDATWEQAVDFVGRLGDKAKGLGRGFGVKFTNTLIVQNERSFFPATEKVMYLSGQPLHVLAMSLVGRFREAFGDRYPISFSAGIDAKNFPDAVSLGLVPVTVCTDLLRTGGYARMEGYFRELGTRMGPAGSVGDFIIRAKGRGEAALERAGGGGSAECRAALLSGADLAAAAGPKLYPRWVSEAKLENTRAYLDALLADPRYTRAATNKPPKKVGSLLVLFDCLTCDKCIPVCPNDANFTYELPKMEVPIQKAVRDPSGAFQIRTEGSHTVEKKHQIANYADFCNECGNCDVFCPEDGGPYLLKPRFFGSREEFAKHQNRDGFFVERLGAGFAVLGRFQGRDFGASFENGRASYTGAGFELSCDADDPTQNLSGHASVEVDLTYLRLMKLLGKSVLDESGVSYVSAPSE
- a CDS encoding DksA/TraR family C4-type zinc finger protein, producing the protein MASGWAHDGAVQEQIDATVESEVARVRSRLAQTESLTHCEDCGEEIPAARRRAVAGVRRCVQCQSEADQQEGQPSLYNRRGSKDSQLK
- the meaB gene encoding methylmalonyl Co-A mutase-associated GTPase MeaB, with protein sequence MASDLPSRILAGDPRAAARACRAVDDRLEGHRELMKALYPKTGDAWLIGVTGTPGAGKSTLTDQLITQFRGAGERVAVVAVDPTSPFSGGAILGDRIRMQRHFEDPEVFIRSVATRGALGGLSRSTSDISRILDAWGARVVIVETVGVGQDELEVTRMAHTTLVVMAPGMGDDVQAIKAGILECADVFAVNKADRDGADATVRDLEVMLALSGDIYSVAAGKGRGHSAVTVGGRAAQGASGDAWTPPIVKTAATRGTGIPELAAKLREHRVWLDGEAGKLRRAERLHLSMLAFLREALTEEATRELGAEVERAAERVQRKETDPYTASEELIAEFRARG